DNA from Elaeis guineensis isolate ETL-2024a chromosome 2, EG11, whole genome shotgun sequence:
gtaagattcctattgccgcaggatgatgccccgagcaggtctcaggtcaggaggagcacagcatacgacggagatgggatcgagcagcctggctcgactcccatgtttgcccatccatgatcagcaggcgattgccccagggcatgggggcgaggagatccagaagctctcgaagtttggaggaggccgaatatcgagtcgaggtggagattgttaggatttgatgcctcaagattcagcccacattgagcccacaatgaggttcgcggcgaaaaacgaagtccaacgagaccaagatcacctgaaacggagctcggatggaggagatacgagcttttgaagttggcacgagaatcgaggcagtGGGGGACcggcggcggcgtgcgggacgcaCGATCCAGGccggcgcgggacgcgcgacccaggcccgcggtccAGGCCGGCGCGCAGCCCAGCCTggcacgcggcccaggcgggcgcacggcccaagcGCGCGCAGCCCCGCGcgtaggcgcggcccaggcccgcgcgcgcgggccggcccaagccagcggcctgctggcccccttgccccggtccaccgtggaccgggaggtccacggcggggcctgtggaccgcgtgggcgtttcccacgtgtttatcacggtccacggcactattccatggaccggagcgcgatccgacggcatgggtggcttccgatcttgatcggatggtctgggatgtgatttgggttgattaaggagtcctaatcacgatctaagtcgtgattaaggtctataaaacccTGTGATGAAACAGAGAAGTGCAGAGGTTCGGTTTTTCGCATCGTAcggagccgtacgaacccgagaagagagagaggcgagagcgctgtgagagaaggagcaggaggctcctggacagcggtcgccaggctcttcagggattcagggggtctccaagagagagagagcttttatgagggaaacttcaggtgagagagaattgggtgtacaagggttgagggtgagatctcctcttgtaaaattttctttttcatagtgaagtttgcatgccccgtggagacgagcccttttgtggctgatccacgtattttgattgtttttcttttgttttgtttcttctttcttcctgctgcatcgcgtggtactgaaaagatcttgggaggtggtgttccggtcagacatccacccaacagattTCTTCAATCTCATAAGGATAGACTGAAGAGATACAATGAAAATTCTATTAAAAATGTATTTCATACTAAGTTGTCTTTGTCAAAAGAAAATGGAAGCACAGGTGATATGAGCAACAGAATTCCCCTCAATAGAGGATGCGGAGGATGTGCCTACAGAGGTAGAAGAGGAGTTGGACGATTTAGTGTTCATCCTCATTAAGGTCGTGATGGTCAACAGCCCAATGAAAGCAATCACAGAGTTGAAAGTCAAAAACCCCAATGCTACTATTGCAAAAAGTATATATGGTCATAAAGAAAGATACTGTTGGTTCAAAGAAAAGCTTGCCAAATTTGTTGAAGAGACAGGAAAGGTTGAGAATGAGTATTTATTTTTTGCAAGTTCTTCCAAGGAGTCTAACAAATCTATTTGGTATATAGATAGCGGATGCAGTAGTCATATGACAGGAAACATGGAGGCTTTTACGAAATTGGACAAATCACTAGTATCCAGTCAAGTGAAGATGGGAGACATTCGTAAAGCACAAGGCAAAGGTATTGTGAAGCTAAACTCGTGTGGCATGAATTCAATTAAGGATGTCCTTTATGTGCCTGATTTGGATCCGAGTTTATTAAGTGTTGGACAATTTTTGATGGAGGGGTACTCTCTTGTTTTTGAAGATTTGAAATGCTGTGTCTATAAGGATAGAACAAAAACTCAGTTGGTAGCATAAATTCCTATGGTTTAGAACAAGATTTTTCCTCTTAGTCTTGATTGCAGTGAAAATCATGCATTAAAAGTATCCTTATTAGATGAAAAGTGGCTATGGCATCATAGGTTTGGACACCTGAGTTTCAAAAATTTAAGTGTCTTGTCAGATATGGTATATGGTTTACCTCCAATTAAGCATGGTGATGATATTTGTGAAAGTTGAATTCTTGAAAAGCAACATCGTGATATTTTTTCAAAAGGAAAGGCATGGAGAGCCTCTGAACCCCTTGAACTAGTACATGTAGATTTATGCGGCCCTATGCAAATGCCATCACTTAACAACAGTAAATATTTTGTTGTTCTTGTTGATGATTTTAAACGGATGACTTGGGTTTACTTTGCTAAGGAGAAATCAGATGCCTTGCCTatttttaagaaattaaaaaattatgttgaaaaACAAAGTGGTTATGTTCTTAAAACCTTGCATACTGATAGGGGAGGTGAATTTCTT
Protein-coding regions in this window:
- the LOC140855195 gene encoding uncharacterized protein, whose product is MVNSPMKAITELKVKNPNATIAKSIYGHKERYCWFKEKLAKFVEETGKVENEYLFFASSSKESNKSIWYIDSGCSSHMTGNMEAFTKLDKSLVSSQVKMGDIRKAQGKGIVKLNSCGMNSIKDVLYVPDLDPSLLSVGQFLMEGYSLVFEDLKCCVYKDRTKTQLVA